In the Paenibacillus sp. FSL H7-0357 genome, one interval contains:
- a CDS encoding vWA domain-containing protein, translating into MLQRVVPLLLLILFMAAAPFATLQASAATSAAPSHIDAVLLIDVSNSMNKSDKNKIANEAMKMFIDMLSAQGDKVGIVAYTDKVQREKALLQISSASDKQDLKDFIDGLSRGAYTDIAVGMEEAVKVLENGSDPGHEPMIVMLADGNNDLDESSGRTQSQSDQELDAAIETAKQKGYPVYTIGLNADGKLNKEILAGLSDKTGGKAFTTDSADDLPQILSEIFASHLKLKVVPVQSITANGSYQEVTVNVPNSSVLEANISIMSSQPVTAKLTDPSGKSIAIPSDDVLLSKSSSYSLIKLISPEQGDWKLQVKGVPKDKIDINLVFNYDLELKIDALPSAATYKKGDKVEISSHLFSNGAQVTLSNLYQDMKAVLLATDLDTGDVQEIPLDNSAAVFKGTFELKDSHEYELKVRAEESSFYRESDVLKINAKTGTVATSPPAAGTKPGGEEPALEKSSSKTPYFIIGGIVLLLAAAVAFWLLRKNSTRGFVGQMVVEVLDGNTGEKTYPQYKKLSAFRGKFTLHQLLQLAPELKESEKLVFTPGKNDRLLLRGGEGISVERSGRVADTSRGLELKSGDRISVALQTVDKTILLEYLI; encoded by the coding sequence ATGCTGCAGCGTGTTGTACCTTTACTGCTGCTGATTCTGTTCATGGCCGCTGCGCCCTTTGCGACATTGCAGGCCAGCGCTGCAACATCTGCCGCGCCATCTCATATTGACGCCGTACTGCTGATTGATGTCAGCAACTCCATGAATAAGAGTGACAAGAACAAGATCGCGAACGAAGCGATGAAAATGTTTATAGATATGCTGTCTGCCCAAGGCGACAAGGTCGGTATCGTAGCCTACACCGATAAGGTGCAGCGGGAGAAGGCGCTGCTGCAAATCAGCTCTGCCAGTGATAAGCAGGACCTCAAGGATTTCATCGACGGTTTAAGCCGCGGGGCGTATACGGATATCGCCGTAGGGATGGAAGAGGCCGTCAAGGTGCTGGAGAATGGCAGTGACCCGGGTCATGAGCCAATGATCGTCATGCTGGCTGACGGCAACAATGATTTGGATGAATCAAGCGGCCGGACCCAGAGCCAGTCGGATCAGGAACTGGATGCTGCCATAGAAACAGCCAAGCAGAAAGGATACCCGGTTTATACTATAGGGCTCAATGCTGATGGCAAGCTGAATAAAGAAATTCTGGCAGGCCTGTCTGACAAGACAGGCGGCAAGGCATTCACAACGGATTCGGCCGATGATCTGCCGCAGATCCTAAGTGAAATTTTTGCCAGCCATTTGAAGCTGAAGGTCGTGCCTGTACAGTCGATTACGGCGAACGGAAGCTATCAGGAGGTTACGGTCAATGTTCCTAACAGCAGTGTGCTGGAAGCGAATATATCCATTATGTCCTCCCAGCCGGTTACCGCGAAGCTGACGGATCCTTCGGGAAAATCTATAGCTATCCCGTCGGACGATGTCCTGCTGTCCAAATCGAGCAGCTATAGCCTGATCAAGCTGATCTCGCCGGAGCAGGGGGACTGGAAGCTCCAGGTGAAGGGTGTGCCGAAGGATAAGATCGATATCAATCTCGTATTCAACTATGATCTGGAGCTTAAGATCGATGCGCTGCCTTCCGCCGCAACTTACAAGAAGGGCGATAAAGTTGAGATTTCCTCGCACCTGTTCAGCAATGGTGCTCAGGTAACGCTCAGTAATTTGTATCAAGATATGAAGGCGGTACTGCTCGCCACGGATCTGGATACAGGCGATGTGCAGGAGATTCCGCTGGATAACTCCGCAGCGGTCTTCAAAGGCACCTTTGAACTCAAGGACAGCCATGAGTATGAGCTGAAGGTCCGGGCGGAGGAGAGCAGCTTCTACCGTGAGAGTGACGTGCTCAAGATCAACGCCAAGACGGGGACGGTTGCTACAAGCCCACCGGCAGCGGGAACAAAGCCGGGTGGTGAAGAACCTGCTCTGGAGAAGTCTTCCTCAAAGACGCCATATTTTATCATTGGGGGCATCGTGCTGCTGCTCGCTGCGGCTGTTGCGTTCTGGCTGTTGCGCAAGAATTCGACCCGAGGTTTTGTAGGGCAGATGGTGGTGGAGGTACTCGACGGGAATACCGGAGAGAAGACCTATCCACAGTACAAGAAGCTTTCGGCGTTCCGGGGGAAATTCACCCTTCACCAATTGCTGCAGCTGGCACCGGAGCTGAAGGAGAGCGAGAAGCTCGTCTTCACACCGGGCAAGAATGACCGCCTGCTGCTGCGCGGCGGGGAAGGTATATCCGTGGAAAGATCGGGCCGTGTGGCCGATACCTCGCGCGGACTAGAATTGAAGAGCGGCGACCGTATTTCCGTGGCGCTGCAGACGGTAGATAAGACGATTTTGCTGGAGTATTTAATATAA
- a CDS encoding tubulin-like doman-containing protein gives MKPVVREHIQQLDVSLGGGIVSDKIRVDTIDNPILIIGLGGTGIDALLRLKYQINRRFKLPEDPLSKKKRDKPDNVEFLAFETNEQDRGKKYKGIGLDPQNEFVLLANAEIGGLLQNRSILDPYITEWLSPELSITDGMNGAAGVRQAGRLLLFTKINQVVGAIDKKIKTLSVGTSKKLMVFLLTGLSGGTGSGSFLDIAYIVRGIIERDYGAAGVDRVNTLGYLFTPDVNLANKSLSEHTREYIRKNGYAALKELDYWMNVDSRGERFRQQYGNILTVNSPLPPFNLCHLISATNTEGKLLENAYDYCMNVTAENITNFMASEEKQSGEEFAIHDYISNIRTNIAQMNKTYPANYEYNIIGASSAVLPIEEMTTYLAFRLFDKMDKMFQQAPGQEDVEKLARKLGIDLDTMIKTFESRVPEPLPGYQNSERLGHANVIKNQVVDMDTELEQNFLSRAREEYIKAKKQLPGEITGRFGEELERIFLHPEQGPFYVSRLLYTEKGFCILKLIQSYIEALRESLLRLPRDIETAQESAEEKLGDARSAFVSKEKKKNAYIEAKINEYWLHADVERTEQMIEFYEDLFELLNEENNRIYGVFTEILSALSTIFEKNGDILINGEEQADHKGNKTYYWNIVNVPDISATISKVMDQKDGDDLIRDFTREMLKHSGRWVKEQEIDIVRSISEFLSDKFGDLITRSMEDFLVMKYGREEPLDKFVERIIAGRLDEDAVPIFHLSNSSGSLHFPSWGFVSVPVKAPGILKGIRNYQNNALGKSQFTIKESQVKNRIFWLNTRNGVPLFVYTPLRVFEENYERTILDKEGIGRHLVMTDKNNWTYLPSPIPEKSWGDTYVNARVRDYNARVRADFAKALESGVIIEKGLDENTSSRFSVVFTKPFDLAKFLSGYDLQLDSSRPNLGEVKKATDELKALRQNGLEREGIKDIFGSINKELAQENLIRSPQLITRVREELAKYEALTAKAAELEALLHQYIDEDKWLDQFIEALYTDTITKKGALYVYDRDEDEDAWEPFANLMKERSYVEYAVYRHFRSLDEKSRSLLLRKAARRAGEMTAAEDVTPLLYKLEGMYVSFLEARDSLEYERVEHADGDEMYSFYKSLTGKLGSIRRKLK, from the coding sequence ATGAAACCGGTAGTGAGAGAGCATATTCAGCAATTGGATGTATCGCTTGGCGGAGGGATCGTCAGCGACAAAATCAGAGTAGACACGATCGATAATCCGATCCTGATCATCGGCCTCGGCGGCACGGGCATTGATGCCCTGCTGCGCTTGAAATACCAGATCAACCGCCGCTTCAAGCTGCCGGAAGATCCGCTCTCCAAGAAGAAACGCGACAAGCCGGACAATGTGGAATTTTTGGCATTTGAGACCAATGAGCAGGACCGCGGTAAAAAATACAAAGGCATCGGCCTCGATCCGCAGAATGAATTTGTGCTGCTGGCCAATGCCGAGATCGGCGGACTGCTGCAGAACCGCAGCATTCTCGACCCGTATATTACAGAATGGCTGTCACCTGAGCTGAGCATTACCGACGGAATGAACGGTGCCGCAGGGGTACGCCAGGCTGGACGGCTGCTGCTGTTTACGAAGATCAACCAGGTTGTGGGCGCCATCGACAAGAAGATCAAGACGCTGTCCGTCGGCACCAGCAAGAAGCTGATGGTATTCCTGCTCACCGGTCTGTCCGGGGGAACAGGAAGCGGCTCGTTCCTTGATATTGCTTATATCGTGCGCGGGATTATAGAACGCGACTACGGCGCGGCCGGTGTTGACCGGGTGAACACACTGGGATATCTGTTCACGCCGGACGTGAACCTGGCAAACAAGAGCCTCAGCGAGCATACGCGCGAATATATCCGCAAGAACGGGTATGCGGCGCTCAAAGAGCTGGATTACTGGATGAATGTGGACAGCCGGGGTGAACGGTTCCGCCAGCAATACGGCAATATACTGACGGTTAATTCGCCGCTGCCTCCGTTCAATCTGTGCCATCTGATCTCGGCGACCAATACCGAAGGCAAGCTGCTGGAGAACGCCTATGATTATTGCATGAATGTAACTGCGGAGAATATCACGAACTTTATGGCCAGCGAGGAAAAGCAGTCGGGTGAGGAATTTGCGATCCACGACTATATCAGCAACATCCGCACGAACATTGCGCAGATGAACAAGACCTATCCGGCCAACTATGAATACAACATTATCGGGGCCTCTTCCGCAGTTCTGCCGATAGAGGAAATGACCACCTATCTGGCTTTCCGCCTGTTCGACAAGATGGACAAGATGTTCCAGCAGGCACCGGGGCAGGAGGATGTGGAGAAGCTGGCCCGCAAGCTGGGCATCGACCTCGACACCATGATCAAAACCTTTGAATCCCGTGTGCCGGAGCCGCTGCCCGGCTACCAGAACAGTGAACGTCTGGGCCATGCCAATGTGATCAAGAACCAGGTCGTCGACATGGATACGGAGCTGGAGCAGAACTTCCTGTCCCGGGCGCGTGAAGAATATATCAAGGCCAAGAAGCAGCTGCCGGGCGAAATCACCGGACGTTTCGGTGAGGAACTGGAGCGAATCTTCCTTCATCCTGAGCAGGGACCGTTTTATGTCTCTCGCCTGCTTTATACCGAGAAGGGCTTCTGTATTCTGAAGCTGATCCAGTCCTATATCGAAGCGCTGCGTGAGAGCCTGCTGAGACTTCCGCGCGATATCGAGACGGCGCAGGAGAGTGCGGAGGAGAAGCTGGGCGATGCGCGGAGCGCTTTTGTCTCCAAGGAAAAGAAGAAAAACGCCTATATCGAAGCCAAAATCAACGAGTACTGGCTGCATGCTGATGTGGAGCGCACGGAGCAGATGATCGAATTCTACGAGGACCTGTTTGAGCTTCTGAATGAAGAAAACAACCGGATTTATGGTGTGTTTACGGAGATTCTCAGTGCGCTCAGCACGATCTTTGAGAAGAACGGCGATATTTTGATTAACGGTGAAGAGCAGGCCGACCATAAAGGCAACAAAACCTACTACTGGAATATCGTCAATGTGCCGGATATTTCGGCGACGATCTCGAAGGTAATGGACCAGAAGGACGGTGATGACCTGATCCGTGACTTCACGCGGGAAATGCTGAAGCATTCCGGCCGCTGGGTCAAAGAACAGGAGATCGACATTGTGCGTTCCATCTCCGAATTCCTGAGCGATAAGTTCGGCGATCTCATTACCCGTTCGATGGAGGATTTCCTGGTCATGAAATACGGCCGCGAGGAGCCGCTGGATAAGTTCGTGGAGCGGATTATCGCCGGACGCCTGGATGAGGACGCCGTGCCGATTTTCCATCTCAGCAACAGCTCCGGCAGCCTGCACTTCCCGTCGTGGGGATTCGTATCTGTGCCGGTTAAGGCACCGGGCATCCTGAAGGGGATCCGCAATTATCAGAATAATGCGCTGGGCAAATCGCAGTTTACGATCAAGGAAAGCCAGGTGAAGAACCGGATTTTCTGGCTGAATACGCGCAATGGGGTACCGCTGTTTGTGTATACGCCGCTGCGGGTGTTCGAGGAGAACTATGAGCGGACCATCCTCGACAAGGAAGGCATTGGCCGCCATCTGGTGATGACTGACAAGAACAACTGGACCTACCTGCCGTCCCCGATTCCGGAAAAATCATGGGGCGATACCTACGTCAACGCCCGTGTGCGTGATTACAACGCCAGAGTTCGCGCCGATTTCGCGAAAGCACTGGAGAGCGGGGTTATTATCGAAAAAGGGCTGGATGAAAATACGAGCAGCCGGTTCTCGGTCGTGTTCACCAAGCCGTTCGACTTGGCTAAATTCCTGAGCGGCTATGATCTGCAGCTTGACTCCTCGCGTCCGAATCTTGGTGAAGTGAAGAAGGCAACCGACGAGCTGAAGGCGCTGCGCCAGAATGGGCTGGAGCGCGAAGGGATCAAGGATATCTTTGGCAGCATTAATAAGGAACTGGCCCAGGAGAATCTGATCCGTTCCCCGCAGCTGATTACCCGTGTGCGTGAAGAGCTGGCGAAGTACGAGGCGCTGACCGCGAAGGCGGCTGAGCTTGAGGCACTGCTGCATCAATATATCGACGAAGACAAATGGCTGGATCAGTTCATCGAAGCCTTGTACACCGATACGATCACCAAAAAAGGCGCGCTTTACGTCTATGACCGTGACGAGGACGAAGATGCCTGGGAACCCTTTGCCAACTTAATGAAGGAACGCAGCTATGTGGAGTATGCGGTATACCGCCATTTCCGCTCGCTGGATGAGAAGAGCCGCAGTCTGCTGCTGCGCAAGGCGGCCCGCCGCGCCGGTGAAATGACCGCTGCGGAGGATGTCACCCCGCTGCTCTACAAGCTGGAAGGCATGTATGTCTCCTTCCTGGAGGCGCGTGACAGTCTGGAATATGAGCGGGTGGAGCATGCGGACGGCGATGAAATGTACAGCTTCTACAAGAGCCTGACCGGCAAGCTTGGCAGCATCCGCAGAAAGCTGAAGTAA
- a CDS encoding transcription initiation factor TFIID produces MIKAQALSYAQQYAAQEEAQRSKGDGRSSIHYPALFLFLGDKVSPAIGPVLDSCERKWDNAGGVMALHAAPAGGKEQGHSQVQGGEGGRERVMSMALPETAGRDPRTVRHDIYREFHEDSRYLAGMNRTLRQLGNSIADYGRLYSSFDVIHLSIITRVDDPLNVLLPEVALLARAVLGQSFKSVQTDLYALINEREQGENFGYSSSVGLAFLRELDGMQLTDYTFKAPLLVTEEGLSIPVAHGPSALFDLVYLLSDKNERGMMSPHGMDDNYEIIAHISLLKNRVRPSTDHATGHGGYNNMTFKSGIRGSTGRQGYASAGFSAVRRPNKQIALTVLYHAFRYLAEELRGGSAAWSLRERQSLLGLNPEALRERAAALLPDEAGIAEMTGLMSHGRPSFSELKQLSLREAEDLLFGDGGQAYFRRNFAEVSAGRTAAVNPAREWDAVLAAQETAVPPVTFYQLAEWTAGQGEAGGSVLHALRQHMNGLRSALSSAQEELERLYAESVERQPFQRVPLLDKRTVRNFIHYLFERVYGGKYEILRLESELALCLRYDAALEQLHLESKAKVQTMEALEEELRSLALNSIGRSNETVDRNIMEYYRTVTEEVMKDMEARRGAGIFFSERFMGSLSELLKQGGAAVAERLIEICRRELLAAEPFALPFEEELLRRANVAAAYENREIVSKEELFKRLYRSLEEEANINVRLFEYTQEHRHEEKYFFGDSASEFLRYAFGADETTRIYRLGFVHEQRRSGVEKLNLMGGFHLEDLLYYRNGKVYYETYATSGYRLHGVEAEQLPELR; encoded by the coding sequence ATGATTAAAGCACAAGCATTAAGTTATGCCCAGCAATATGCGGCACAGGAAGAGGCGCAGCGCAGCAAAGGGGATGGACGCAGCAGCATCCATTACCCGGCCTTGTTTCTGTTCCTGGGCGACAAGGTATCACCGGCCATTGGACCGGTGCTGGACAGCTGCGAACGGAAATGGGATAATGCCGGCGGCGTGATGGCACTGCATGCAGCGCCTGCAGGCGGCAAGGAACAGGGCCACAGTCAGGTGCAGGGCGGTGAAGGCGGAAGGGAGCGGGTGATGAGCATGGCCCTGCCGGAAACGGCGGGGCGCGATCCCCGCACGGTCCGCCATGACATCTACCGCGAATTTCACGAAGACAGCCGTTATTTGGCTGGGATGAACCGGACCCTCCGGCAGCTCGGCAACAGCATAGCGGATTATGGGCGGCTGTATTCTTCCTTTGACGTCATCCATTTGTCCATCATTACGCGGGTCGATGACCCGCTTAATGTGCTGCTGCCGGAAGTTGCCCTGCTGGCCCGAGCAGTGCTCGGGCAGTCGTTCAAGTCGGTGCAGACCGACCTTTACGCCCTGATCAACGAGCGGGAGCAGGGGGAGAATTTCGGGTATTCCAGTTCGGTAGGGCTGGCTTTTCTGCGTGAGCTGGACGGGATGCAGCTTACGGACTATACGTTCAAAGCGCCGCTGCTTGTAACCGAAGAAGGGCTGTCTATTCCGGTCGCCCATGGCCCCTCCGCCTTGTTCGATCTCGTCTATCTGCTCTCTGATAAGAACGAGCGGGGGATGATGTCCCCGCATGGCATGGACGATAATTATGAGATTATCGCCCATATCAGCCTGCTGAAGAACCGTGTGCGGCCTTCCACGGACCACGCAACTGGACATGGCGGCTATAACAATATGACCTTTAAGAGCGGCATCAGGGGCAGTACGGGAAGGCAGGGGTATGCATCCGCCGGCTTTTCCGCCGTTCGCAGACCCAATAAGCAGATTGCGCTGACGGTGCTGTACCACGCTTTCCGCTATCTTGCGGAAGAACTGCGCGGAGGCAGCGCTGCATGGAGTCTGCGTGAGCGGCAGTCGCTGCTTGGGCTAAACCCGGAGGCCTTGCGTGAACGTGCGGCGGCATTGCTGCCGGATGAAGCCGGAATTGCGGAAATGACCGGGCTGATGAGCCACGGACGACCGTCCTTCAGCGAACTGAAGCAGCTGTCGCTGCGCGAAGCGGAGGACCTGCTCTTCGGTGACGGCGGGCAGGCTTATTTCCGCCGCAACTTTGCGGAGGTATCCGCCGGACGCACAGCAGCCGTAAATCCTGCCCGTGAATGGGACGCTGTTCTGGCGGCCCAGGAGACGGCGGTTCCGCCAGTGACGTTCTATCAGCTGGCGGAGTGGACCGCCGGGCAGGGCGAAGCCGGCGGCAGTGTGCTGCATGCGCTGCGCCAGCATATGAACGGCCTGCGCTCAGCGTTATCCTCCGCACAGGAGGAGCTGGAGCGGCTCTACGCGGAAAGCGTGGAGCGCCAGCCGTTCCAGCGGGTGCCGCTGCTGGATAAACGGACGGTGCGCAATTTCATTCATTATTTATTTGAACGGGTCTATGGCGGAAAGTACGAGATTCTGCGTCTTGAGAGCGAGCTTGCGCTCTGCCTCCGATATGATGCCGCACTGGAACAGCTGCACCTGGAGAGCAAGGCTAAGGTGCAGACGATGGAGGCGCTGGAGGAAGAGCTGCGCAGTCTTGCACTGAATAGCATCGGCCGCAGCAACGAGACGGTGGACCGGAACATTATGGAGTATTACCGTACCGTCACGGAAGAGGTCATGAAGGACATGGAAGCGCGCCGTGGTGCCGGCATCTTCTTCAGCGAGCGCTTTATGGGCAGCCTCTCGGAACTGCTCAAGCAAGGCGGAGCGGCAGTCGCGGAACGGCTGATTGAGATCTGCCGGAGGGAACTGCTGGCGGCAGAGCCGTTCGCGCTGCCTTTTGAGGAAGAGCTGCTGCGGCGGGCCAATGTCGCGGCGGCTTATGAGAACCGCGAGATCGTGTCCAAGGAGGAGCTGTTCAAGCGGCTGTACCGGAGCCTGGAAGAGGAGGCGAACATCAATGTCCGCCTGTTCGAATACACGCAGGAGCACCGGCATGAGGAGAAATATTTCTTCGGCGACAGTGCATCCGAGTTCCTGCGCTACGCCTTCGGTGCAGACGAGACGACCCGCATCTACCGGCTCGGCTTCGTGCATGAGCAGCGCCGGAGCGGAGTCGAGAAGCTGAACCTGATGGGCGGTTTCCATCTGGAGGACCTGCTCTATTACCGCAACGGCAAGGTCTACTATGAGACCTACGCCACAAGCGGCTACCGGCTCCACGGCGTTGAAGCTGAGCAGCTCCCGGAGTTGCGTTAA
- a CDS encoding VWA domain-containing protein — MQRKINLLLFFFSLLGGGVAFVLGELLLSRRPYDLPSIVLVGIYFAIVALGVGLGCLIAEMISPRLNGLSWKQRYLGLSWKLLPLTLVLMLGVGVLTEFVYELNFGGIKPIKNVVMVIDDSGSMMQSDPDNSRYAAADALVRQMDEDNQVAVVTFSDESSVVQPLISLSSSANREKVSAVISSLQTTEGGTNISGALTEAMNVINSDDKASRGAMVILLSDGFSQFNTATELNEYVERGIAVNTIGLALDDTSGSNLLLDIASVTGGQYYDVTDANRLGDVFQQIYDRLGDRTLLTERSDATADSPYYAVVRILALMLIGITLGVGLGIVFDNRHLAKSFGVGGAVSGLFAGLILEFGLSGHSYWDAIIRLIALLVLAAILSLFTFVVPVGEGRLSRRGERNAAASAPSSEGFHSPRRNRGSKGF, encoded by the coding sequence ATGCAGCGAAAAATCAATCTGCTCCTGTTCTTCTTCAGCCTGCTGGGCGGTGGAGTGGCCTTTGTTCTCGGTGAGCTGCTGCTTAGCCGCAGGCCCTATGACCTGCCGTCGATTGTGCTTGTCGGAATCTATTTTGCCATTGTGGCACTTGGGGTTGGGCTTGGCTGTCTGATTGCGGAGATGATCTCTCCAAGGCTGAACGGCTTGTCCTGGAAGCAGCGTTATCTGGGCTTGTCCTGGAAGCTGCTCCCGCTGACGCTCGTTCTGATGCTTGGAGTAGGCGTTTTAACAGAGTTTGTGTACGAGCTGAACTTCGGCGGAATCAAGCCGATCAAAAATGTCGTAATGGTCATTGATGACTCCGGCAGTATGATGCAGAGTGATCCTGACAACAGCCGCTATGCGGCTGCGGATGCGCTGGTGCGGCAAATGGACGAAGATAATCAGGTGGCTGTAGTAACTTTCAGCGACGAGTCTTCGGTTGTTCAGCCGTTGATTTCACTCTCCAGTTCGGCGAACCGCGAGAAAGTATCGGCTGTAATCAGCAGTTTGCAGACGACGGAGGGCGGGACGAATATCAGCGGTGCACTCACAGAAGCTATGAACGTTATTAACAGTGACGACAAAGCCAGCCGCGGAGCAATGGTAATCCTGCTGTCCGACGGGTTCAGTCAGTTCAATACCGCTACGGAACTCAACGAGTACGTGGAGCGCGGCATCGCGGTTAATACTATTGGACTGGCGCTGGACGATACATCAGGCTCCAATTTGCTGCTAGACATCGCTTCCGTCACCGGCGGGCAATACTATGATGTTACAGATGCGAACCGGCTGGGTGATGTGTTCCAGCAAATTTATGACCGCTTGGGAGACCGGACCTTGCTCACTGAGCGCAGTGATGCGACCGCCGACAGTCCGTATTATGCAGTAGTTCGTATTTTGGCGCTTATGCTGATCGGCATAACTCTGGGCGTTGGCCTTGGTATTGTGTTCGATAACCGCCACCTCGCTAAAAGCTTCGGAGTAGGCGGCGCAGTGTCCGGTCTATTCGCCGGACTGATCCTTGAATTCGGCCTCAGCGGGCATTCTTACTGGGATGCAATCATCCGTCTGATCGCCCTGCTTGTTCTGGCTGCGATTCTCTCCTTGTTCACCTTTGTTGTGCCGGTTGGGGAGGGACGATTATCCCGCAGAGGTGAAAGAAATGCTGCAGCCTCAGCACCGTCATCGGAGGGCTTCCACTCACCGCGCAGAAACAGGGGCAGCAAGGGATTCTAA